GCCGCCTACATGGGGGCGGCAGATGTGCTGCGCGATAAGTACGGCATCAAGCTTGATTCCATCATGAACGGTCCGGGCAACGGCACCGAGCGCCACGATGCACTCCTGGCCGCTCTCGATGACCACAACGCGGCAGGCCGTCTGCGGGAGGAATCCGAGGAAGCCGATCTTGCGGCCGCGAAGTCGAAGCAGGACGTGGAGAACTCCACACCGGCTGAGGAAGAGAAGTACTCCGAGCATCTGCGCACCGCTGCCGCGTCTGAGGCACAGGCCGCTGACATGCCCGTTGAGCACTACTTGGATGCGCTGACCGATGAGCAGCGGGAGACTCTGTCGAGCGAAGCCGACAAAGGCATCGAGGACTCACCCGAGCGCGACGAACGCATCGACCACGCGAAGACCCAGGTTGAGGCCTCCGAGGTTCCGGAGCGGAGTTATGACACCCAGGCGGAGGTCGCGAAAGACGACGCTGCCTTGGCCCAGAAGTCAGAGGGCGAAAACCTCACTCGTGCCGCGCAGGCTCTGCCGGAGTCCGATCACCAGCAGGCGATGGACAAGCACCTCGCTAACGTGGCGAAGAAGGACCCTCAGGCCGCGAACGCGAGGGGCCAGGCGTTGAAGAACGTGCCCGGATCCGGGAAAGACTACGTGAAGCAGTCCATGGACTCCACGGCCACACCGCGCAAGGCCGCGGGGCAGAAGCAGAACGCTGCCCGCGAGCACGTTCACCAGAGATAGTTTGGGGCCGGAAATCGATTCTATTCCGACAACAATTACAGGGTGGTTGTGCGTATGACGGGCCGTATCGAGTGGAGTCGCTATGAGGGCGACGACGTGGAATCGGTGATCGCAATGATGATCAACCGAGAACACCCCAACTCTGTCCGCATTCGCCCTTCGCGTGGAGATGGCGGCATCGATGTCCTGGACCGAGGTGCTGGTCCCGAGGGGGGAGACGTCGTTTATCAGATCAAGAAGTACTCAGGGCCTCTGACTCAAGGCCAGAAAACAAAAATCAAGACTTCTTTGGAAACGCTTCTCCATCCCAAAAAGAGAGACGCCCGGTGGAAACATTTGCGGGTAACCCAATGGAGGCTGGTGCTACCGTATGACCCAACTCCAGAAATCTACAACTGGTTCCACGAGACATTGGTGGCTGATTACACGGTCCAGGCCGTTTGGGACGGCTTGGTGGTTGTCGACGAGCTTGCGGCGAAGTATGACGATGTGGTCGACTACTATCTTCGCGATGGCAAATCTGCCGTTCTTGAAGCGATGTCAGAACTCATGAGTTTTTATTCTACGAACTCGACCTCGGATAGCGTTCCAACAGCCAACGAGGTCGCCGATCGTTTTAACGCGGCCCGAGCAGTGCTTGATCATGATCCCCACTACAAGTACGAACTGCATTTCGGTCACGCGGAGCCGCCTCCCCCCTCGGAACGCCCGTGTTTGGCAATGAGCGCGACGAGAACGCACTCGAGTGAGCAAACATGGCAAAGGATCGATGTAATCGCCCGCTGTGCTCACTCGCAGCAAGAGCGGCCCATTACGGTCAGCGGAAAATTGGAAGTCGAGGCGGGAAGCGAGGACGCTCGGTCGCTGCAGGAGTTTTTTGACTACGGCACACCAGTCGTGAGCCCTGTCGGAAAATACACTGGATCGATCACAGCTCCAGGAGGGCTGGGTGGACCCCTTGTTGACGCTTCTATCAGCATAATCTCTCCTGTTGATACTGAGCCGGGAGCTGACCGCCGACTCCGACTAGAAATCTTGGATGACAGTGAGGCTGTTCTAGCCACTGCGCAGGTTGATCGAAAGGAGACGTCGACAGGTAACGCAGGCTTGAGAGCGGTTCACTACGAAGTGAATGGCGTGTTTGTTCTTACCACGCTATTCGACTTAAACAACTCGGAATCAACGATGAAAATTTCTTCGGAACTGCCGGTAGGCATGCCAGTTGTCGCAGTTCAAGGGGCGATCGAGTTTGTCTCGATGTTTCGATACCCATTCAAATTGAGAACCAGCTCCGGGCATGCTCCTGCGGAACTCGGAGTGACTACACCGATTCCAAGGCAAGATGAAAACGATGAGGCAATTAAAGGAATGGAGTTGCAGGCGAGAGTTCTAAAACTTCTATCCAAGCTTCAGAAGTACTCTGCTCAGCCGATTAGCATGCCTGATCCCGACACCATTAGTAAAAGCATGAGTGCGTGGGAATTGGCGGTTCGCGTCGCGGAGGGTGAAACGGCTGTGGCAACTTTGAAAGAAGGTTGCGCTTTTACGCTCGATTTTGGTGATACGCCAGAGTTCCCCACGGGTACTTTTACTGTGGAGCAACCGAATAAAGTCTCTGTCGGTACCACCACTGTGGATCTTGGCAGAATGTTTGCTACCTACGAGGACCCTGTTGAGTTGGAGGGCCGCGGTTCTAGCGGATCTTGAGTGTGTCAACCCCATTTGGCCCCACTGTGATGCTTTGATTTGGCCCCACCCCAGCATGTGTGGTCGTGCTCGCCGCGCGTTGGTAACAGTCGCGGCCCAGCGGGGTCGGGCGGTGTTGTGTTGCGAGCCTTTCTCCGGCCACAGGAGTGGCCGGGCCTCTCAGGTTCCAGTGTGGTCAGAACGGCGGATCGCCAGGGCCGTAGTCGGGTTCGGTTGGTCCGAATCGGCGACGCAGTCGCTGAAGGTCCTCAATAGCCGAATCGATCAGATCGGCGGCATGCTCGCGGCCACTGGGCTGAACAGACTCGATGGTGACACTGATCCCGTCCAGGAGATCCTGGGCGTCATTGAGGCGTTGGCTGATGTAGGCGACCCAGTCCTCGGTGGCATCGATGGCATTTCCGCTGGCTGGTTCCTGATCCTCGGTGGTGATCATGGTTGATCTCCTTCCTGCAAAGTGGCCTCTTCGCTCCTGGCCCGGGTGGTGCGCAGCCGGTAAGAGCTGGTGCCGGTGTTGATGATGTGGGCGTTAAACGTCAACCGATCGACAACGGCCGCGGCCAGCCGCGGGTCGGTGAATGTCTGCCCCCACTCGCTGAACGAGGCGTTCGAGGCTGTCGCAATCGAGGCTCGTTCCTCACGTTCGGTGATGATCTGGAAGAGTAACTCAGCTCCACGAGAATCGAGGCTGACATACCCCAACTCATCCAGGCACAGCAGGTCCAGGCGAGCATAGCGGCCCACTACCCGGGAGAGCTGCTTGGCATCGGCGGCCTCGGTGAGCTCGTTGACCAGGGCCGCCGTCGTGACGTAGCGGACTCTGCGGCCCTGCTCGGCCGCGGCGGTCCCCAGACCGATCAGCAGATGCGTCTTCCCTGTCCCGGAATCACCGAGTAGCACCAACGGCTCACCGGCATCGATCCACGCTCCGGTGGCCAGAGTCGCCAACCGGGCCGGCGGCAAATCCTCGATGGCGGCGGTATCGAAGTCGGACAGGTGCTTGGTGCGAGGAAACTTCGCTTCCTTGATCCGCCGGATCCGACGGCGGGCATCACGATCATCACACTCCGCGGCCAACACCTCAGCCAGGTAGGCCTTGTGCGAGAGCCGTTCTCGGGCTGCTGCCTCGGCCATCGGTGAGGCCTGGTCACGGATCGTGGGCATGAACAGGGTCCGACAAGCCGTGGCGATCGCGGCCTCAGCCGCCTGATCACCCAGAGCAGTCACTGCCGGCGTCGATGCCGGGATGGTTTTCGCGTTCATGCTCCCACCACCGAGACCAGTTCGTCATAGGCGCCCAGGCCCGGCACCGGCCTCTCCCCGACTGGTCCGACGTGGGCCGGGACGACCACCGCCGGTGGCGCAGTCATCGCCTGACCGGCCCGGCGGGCCTCGACCGCGACCACATCAGCATCGAAGCATCCCAACCCGGTCGCGGTTGTCAATGCGGTGACAATGTCACCGTTGGGCAGGCTGCGGTGCAGTAGCAGCACACCGATGAGCGCCCGGGTCCCGGCCGTGTCGCCGAGTTGCCCACGCGCAGCATCCCAGAACCGTTGATGAGCGTTCGTGAACATCCCGGACTTCCGGGCAGCCGCCAGCGCGGTGGCCCCGGCGAATGCTCCGGGCTTGCGTATGAGGACTTCCAGGTAGTGATCGAGGACCAAATCTTCGGTGTACTTATGCAGCGACCGGGTATGGACAGCGACCACCCCCGACTCAGCGATCACGGTCACCGTCGTGGCCCCCAAACGCACCTGGAGGCGTCTGCCAGCCAACCGGGCCGGCACCGAGTAATAGGACTGACGTACGCACACTCTGGCTCTCGCATCGACCCGACACGACAGGGTCTGCGCGGCATCGAAGACCTCATCGGGCAAACCCCGCAGGCCAGGCAGCTCCCGGGCCGCCGCGGCCCCGACCGTCTCGACCCGGCCGGTGATCTTTCGGTCGTCATCACCAGCATCGGCAGCGACCATGAAAGCGTTGAGCTCGGCTAAGGAGGCGAACTCGGGCACCGGCACCAGATGACGGCGCCGGAACCGACCGACCTCCCCCTCGACGCCACCCTTCTCATGAGCACCCTTGATCCCGGGCTGGCAGAAGAAGCTATCGAACCCGTAATGCGACCTCAGGGCGACAAACCGGGGATTCTCCTCCCGTTCCCGACCCAGCAGCACCCGCACCACCGCCGGAGTCAGGTTGTCATACCGGATCATGCCCGTCGGGACTCCACCGAG
The window above is part of the Brevibacterium spongiae genome. Proteins encoded here:
- the istB gene encoding IS21-like element helper ATPase IstB — its product is MNAKTIPASTPAVTALGDQAAEAAIATACRTLFMPTIRDQASPMAEAAARERLSHKAYLAEVLAAECDDRDARRRIRRIKEAKFPRTKHLSDFDTAAIEDLPPARLATLATGAWIDAGEPLVLLGDSGTGKTHLLIGLGTAAAEQGRRVRYVTTAALVNELTEAADAKQLSRVVGRYARLDLLCLDELGYVSLDSRGAELLFQIITEREERASIATASNASFSEWGQTFTDPRLAAAVVDRLTFNAHIINTGTSSYRLRTTRARSEEATLQEGDQP
- the istA gene encoding IS21 family transposase codes for the protein MSRVEQFENIRRDHRDHEMSIRQLAQKYKVHRRTVRQALADAVPPRRKTPERVAPVLGEHVATVRAWLVADKEVPRKQRHTARRVWQRLVEEEGVEVAESSVRTLVAKLRRDIFDQSLEVKVPQTHAPAAEAEVDFGEFYALIGGVWLKLWMFILRLSHSGKAVHIAYANQAQESFLDGHVKAFDRLGGVPTGMIRYDNLTPAVVRVLLGREREENPRFVALRSHYGFDSFFCQPGIKGAHEKGGVEGEVGRFRRRHLVPVPEFASLAELNAFMVAADAGDDDRKITGRVETVGAAAARELPGLRGLPDEVFDAAQTLSCRVDARARVCVRQSYYSVPARLAGRRLQVRLGATTVTVIAESGVVAVHTRSLHKYTEDLVLDHYLEVLIRKPGAFAGATALAAARKSGMFTNAHQRFWDAARGQLGDTAGTRALIGVLLLHRSLPNGDIVTALTTATGLGCFDADVVAVEARRAGQAMTAPPAVVVPAHVGPVGERPVPGLGAYDELVSVVGA